From Camelina sativa cultivar DH55 chromosome 5, Cs, whole genome shotgun sequence:
CGATCCTCGTTAACTTGGTCGGTTGCTGCTTCTATAACATCCCAAACTTTATGGACTTTGAGTgctatcttcatcttcattgccCATACAGTATAGTTGCTTGCGTTAAGCATAGGACAGACTATTGAGGATGAGCCTCCTCCTTCTTTGGGTGTTGGTGGTGGTAGTGTAAGCTCGGACATGATTCTTTCAATGATCTCacaaagctctgataccaattctTGTTTATAGAGATAGTTTAAGAACACAAATAacaaagaataactctctttattaataccaaagaaaatctctcaaaattttgGTCTCTCTTAAACTCTCAATCTCTATCTCATAAGTTGTGTCACATCTCAACACATCCTTATATATTACTTagctaatcctaatcctaataaAAATCCTTCTTacttagataactcctaaatacaACTTGATCCTTATCTCTTTGTAAACACAATCATAGTAGGACTAGGACTTAGCTCTCTTCTTTAAGCTTTTTTCAAGCTTATCCCAGCATCATATTTGAATATGAAATACGTAGTAGTCGACGCTAGTGTAGACTACTAAGTaataatcaataatatatttgtttgtttaaccatgttatttgtttaaaacatgCCCATAACCTTCTAGGATGCGTACGTTTATAATCTTATTCCGTTGTAACATGAGGTTATTAACCTAACAAAATGATTAAAGTTATATATACCTAAGTAATGAGATTTACTATGAACAtccaaatatgaaaaaatttctattatcatcttcaatatttatataacttcAAAAAGAATTCAGTTTCTTATAAGatatttttcacctttttaattatatactagATTACTAGTACATAAGtatacagaatttttttttggtgtattgTTTACTGtgattttagaaataaaacaaaaataaagagtttatttgtttggtttacCAAAAGATAGAGTTTTTACATAACATTTAGAAGGACAAAATGGTGCAGTGAAAATAAATAAGCTGATTCTTTTCTAATTAACATGATTTATTTGACTTTACCGTTTTGCATATTATTATGATCTAATGAGGCTACCAGCTCATGCTTTTTGAAATCcgtcatatttttttctcttattttttagtCACGGTCGCATTTCATGAAGTGCACGTGAGAAACCAAGTTGGTGCTGCCAGACTCAACGATATTATAAAAGCAGTTTCTGAAAATTCTTATAACCAGCCAAAAAAGTATTGATGGTCCAATTTTGGTTATCTGCAGAATAACAACTGTTTCCAGACACACTCTTCTTCACCCACACAATTGAATTTATAGGCATTATAGTGACAACTGAACTGATAGACGTCGTACAAAAGCTATGACCCactcatttattttactaacttaattattacaatatttttttgtcagcatatatataacttgatgATAAATAGTAcctgatgatatatatattctcctATGACACAGATACATAGCATATTTTTAACGTGGGAGATTTATAACTTGGACCCCCCACTTCTTCGACCGACATCAACTAGTCTAAAAAAGTAAACCCCACAAAGATTTATAATTAGAAACATGGAACtgtttttttagctttataCAACTAAAAATGTAGTGCAACAAtgtcaaaaatagaaataaaaggaCACTGCAACCTATCTTAAGTAGATGTTTGTTCGCCTTTTTATAGAAACATCAAAATAGagttatatatttctaaaaattaagTAGTTGACCATTAGCTTTGCCCTCTGTGTTGGTCGTTGGTTAGGacgttggtttttttttttttatctgtgaTCTCCCTAAATGGCTTTGTTGGTGGTCTGTTTCTATATTCCTTTTGAGTTTTGGTGTAAAGTCGGATGCATCTAAAGAAAATAAACGTCGAAAAACACTccacatatttttatttgatgacAATTTTTACAAAACATAATCTCAATTATACAAAAgattgataaacaaaaacagtGTTTCCCTAGTATAATGAATAGAATAATTGATTTGGAAATGGAAATTAGTGTATAAGCAAAAAATAATGAATGGATTTATCATTTCAGACCCATAAGCTGCCgagcttcttctttgtctcctcTGCCATGTTCTTCAATGATGAAATGTCTTGTTGGGCCTAACATATCCATGAAACGACGACGTGTTaatgataacaaacaaaaaaatgtttggttctaatttttatttttattttatatgaaagaGCATGAGTAAAAGAAAGGGAATTTAGTCAAATGTACCACATTGGCaacaaaatttttgtaaaatgccacatttaaaaatctttttctaATGTACCACAATCCAGTTTTTAGAGTGAGACGAGATGACCATTATATCCTCCATTATTATTGATAGAAAACTGTGTTTTTGTTGCTCTTTATAATACTACAAATAATTTGACAGTGATAGCATTAAATGTAGACAGACTTTTTCAAacccacaatcacaaccaactttaaaaacattaattattatatatttctaatctTCAAATTATTCTAGGAAGCATGGTTAACGTTGTCTATGACGATTTATGGGAAAAGATGTTCACGATTAACAGAGGACAATATTTTCATAGATATGTTGTTTACGGGGGAACTTGTCcaccattttaataaaatattgtttacagGAGCTGTGAGTTTTTACTTGTTGACACATAAACGAGAGTTGTGCACACTTATTGTAGATGAGATAGGGTTAAATTTGTCCATCATTAAATAAAAGGTTGTCTATAAGAACATTTTAAGATTTAACATGTTATATGTCAACAGGTAGAAAGGATGCACAATTTTAGAGTAAcaattaagagagaaaaaaatgtttatccATTAGAAAGCTAGATGACAATGTGCTCATGGAGATTTTTGAGGTTGTAATTGTCCATCTAATTAGTAAAATATTgtctattaaaaatattaagtttcAACTTGTCCACAAGTAGGTAATtgagaaaatttagaaaaaaactatGTAGAGAAGATAACTTTGATGGGCTTTGTGGTGAAACATGTCCACTAAGTTAATAAATGGTCTACGAGGATATCTAACTTGTCTACAGATAAGATGAGCAAAATCCATAGAAAAAGATTAACATAGGACAACAAAACGAAATTGTCCACACAACTAAAACTAAGCAACCAAAATTTTACCCAGATTCCAAGGGACATGTCGAGATTGAGGTGTTGTTGAGGAGGTCGTGGTTGGTGACTCTTATTaggaaaaatcttttaaaggATAAACCCTAATTAGACACTGTTTTGTAGAAGATAGAGAGGCTACTGGTTCTTTGTGGCTGAATCTATGAACTTGCACTAGACACCAATGATGTCTTTTAGATCTGTAGGGTTTATAGGATTTTGGCGAATTAAAACGGCGATGTTCTCTTGAAGACCCAAAAATCACTTAGATCCGGCGATGTTAGGATTCCAAAATATCAAATCGATGGTGTTTtcggagaaagagagaacaggaagaagaagatggtggggAGAGAGATTCCTTTTACTTTGGATTTTGCAATGGTTTGAATAATGGAGGTCAACTCTCCTAATTTTGTTTCTCAGGCTTAAGTTTAATATGATAGTATGGTCATTTTAAGTTATCCTTGTGGTACATTAGAAAAGGATAGAAGGAATGTGGTAGATTAGACACTACAGTAATACTAATGTGGTAGAACTCTTAAAAAACTCTAAAAGAAATGGTACCTGGAGAGAGAGGCGGTTGAGAAGATCACCGGCGGTGAGATCTAGAGGGAAATCTCCATCATCGTCTCCAAAAAGATCAGCACTAGAGATTGCTGATGAACCCTGTTTTTTAAATAGTGATGAGTGTTTCTTTAAAACCCAATAGAAAGACACATCAAGTTAATGAAGGTTAGTTATGAGGAAACGTACTGAGAACTTCTTTAATGTACTTTTGGCCTCAAGGTCAGCCGAGTTGTTGTCATTTCCAAAGTACTGAGCAGAGGAGATTGATTTGGCGTTTGTGAATTTCTTCCTGGCCTCATCTGTTTCTTGAATCTGGTAGAGATACTAGAGAAGGTGAGTACCNNNNNNNNNNNNNNNNNNNNNNNNNNNNNNNNNNNNNNNNNNNNNNNNNNNNNNNNNNNNNNNNNNNNNNNNNNNNNNNNNNNNNNNNNNNNNNNNNNNNNNNNNNNNNNNNNNNNNNNNNNNNNNNNNNNNNNNNNNNNNNNNNNNNNNNNNNNNNNNNNNNNNNNNNNNNNNNNNNNNNNNNNNNNNNNNNNNNNNNNNNNNNNNNNNNNNNNNNNNNNNNNNNNNNNNNNNNNNNNNNNNNNNNNNNNNNNNNNNNNNNNNNNNNNNNNNNNNNNNNNNNNNNNNNNNNNNNNNNNNNNNNNNNNNNNNNNNNNNNNNNNNNNNNNNNNNNNNNNNNNNNNNNNNNNNNNNNNNNNNNNNNNNNNNNNNNNNNNNNNNNNNNNNNNNNNNNNNNNNNNNNNNNNNNNNNNNNNNNNNNNNNNNNNNNNNNNNNNNNNNNNNNNNNNNNNNNNNNNNNNNNNNNNNNNNNNNNNNNNNNNNNNNNNNNNNNNNNNNNNNNNNNNNNNNNNNNNNNNNNNNNNNNNNNNNNNNNNNNNNNNNNNNNNNNNNNNNNNNNNNNNNNNNNNNNNNNNNNNNNNNNNNNNNNNNNNNNNNNNNNNNNNNNNNNNNNNNNNNNNNNNNNNNNNNNNNNNNNNNNNNNNNNNNNNNNNNNNNNNNNNNNNNNNNNNNNNNNNNNNNNNNNNNNNNNNNNNNNNNNNNNNNNNNNNNNNNNNNNNNNNNNNNNNNNNNNNNNNNNNNNNNNNNNNNNNNNNNNNNNNNNNNNNNNNNNNNNNNNNNNNNNNNNNNNNNNNNNNNNNNNNNNNNNNNNNNNNNNNNNNNNNNNNNNNNNNNNNNNNNNNNNNNNNNNNNNNNNNNNNNNNNNNNNNNNNNNNNNNNNNNNNNNNNNNNNNNNNNNNNNNNNNNNNNNNNNNNNNNNNNNNNNNNNNNNNNNNNNNNNNNNNNNNNNNNNNNNNNNNNNNNNNNNNNNNNNNNNNNNNNNNNNNNNNNNNNNNNNNNNNNNNNNNNNNNNNNNNNNNNNNNNNNNNNNNNNNNNNNNNNNNNNNNNNNNNNNNNNNNNNNNNNNNNNNNNNNNNNNNNNNNNNNNNNNNNNNNNNNNNNNNNNNNNNNNNNNNNNNNNNNNNNNNNNNNNNNNNNNNNNNNNNNNNNNNNNNNNNNNNNNNNNNNNNNNNNNNNNNNNNNNNNNNNNNNNNNNNNNNNNNNNNNNNNNNNNNNNNNNNNNNNNNNNNNNNNNNNNNNNNNNNNNNNNNNNNNNNNNNNNNNNNNNNNNNNNNNNNNNNNNNNNNNNNNNNNNNNNNNNNNNNNNNNNNNNNNNNNNNNNNNNNNNNNNNNNNNNNNNNNNNNNNNNNNNNNNNNNNNNNNNNNNNNNNNNNNNNNNNNNNNNNNNNNNNNNNNNNNNNNNNNNNNNNNNNNNNNNNNNNNNNNNNNNNNNNNNNNNNNNNNNNNNNNNNNNNNNNNNNNNNNNNNNNNNNNNNNNNNNNNNNNNNNNNNNNNNNNNNNNNNNNNNNNNNNNNNNNNNNNNNNNNNNNNNNNNNNNNNNNNNNNNNNNNNNNNNNNNNNNNNNNNNNNNNNNNNNNNNNNNNNNNNNNNNNNNNNNNNNNNNNNNNNNNNNNNNNNNNNNNNNNNNNNNNNNNNNNNNNNNNNNNNNNNNNNNNNNNNNNNNNNNNNNNNNNNNNNNNNNNNNNNNNNNNNNNNNNNNNNNNNNNNNNNNNNNNNNNNNNNNNNNNNNNNNNNNNNNNNNNNNNNNNNNNNNNNNNNNNNNNNNNNNNNNNNNNNNNNNNNNNNNNNNNNNNNNNNNNNNNNNNNNNNNNNNNNNNNNNNNNNNNNNNNNNNNNNNNNNNNNNNNNNNNNNNNNNNNNNNNNNNNNNNNNNNNNNNNNNNNNNNNNNNNNNNNNNNNNNNNNNNNNNNNNNNNNNNNNNNNNNNNNNNNNNNNNNNNNNNNNNNNNNNNNNNNNNNNNNNNNNNNNNNNNNNNNNNNNNNNNNNNNNNNNNNNNNNNNNNNNNNNNNNNNNNNNNNNNNNNNNNNNNNNNNNNNNNNNNNNNNNNNNNNNNNNNNNNNNNNNNNNNNNNNNNNNNNNNNNNNNNNNNNNNNNNNNNNNNNNNNNNNNNNNNNNNNNNNNNNNNNNNNNNNNNNNNNNNNNNNNNNNNNNNNNNNNNNNNNNNNNNNNNNNNNNNNNNNNNNNNNNNNNNNNNNNNNNNNNNNNNNNNNNNNNNNNNNNNNNNNNNNNNNNNNNNNNNNNNNNNNNNNNNNNNNNNNNNNNNNNNNNNNNNNNNNNNNNNNNNNNNNNNNNNNNNNNNNNNNNNNNNNNNNNNNNNNNNNNNNNNNNNNNNNNNNNNNNNNNNNNNNNNNNNNNNNNNNNNNNNNNNNNNNNNNNNNNNNNNNNNNNNNNNNNNNNNNNNNNNNNNNNNNNNNNNNNNNNNNNNNNNNNNNNNNNNNNNNNNNNNNNNNNNNNNNNNNNNNNNNNNNNNNNNNNNNNNNNNNNNNNNNNNNNNNNNNNNNNNNNNNNNNNNNNNNNNNNNNNNNNNNNNNNNNNNNNNNNNNNNNNNNNNNNNNNNNNNNNNNNNNNNNNNNNNNNNNNNNNNNNNNNNNNNNNNNNNNNNNNNNNNNNNNNNNNNNNNNNNNNNNNNNNNNNNNNNNNNNNNNNNNNNNNNNNNNNNNNNNNNNNNNNNNNNNNNNNNNNNNNNNNNNNNNNNNNNNNNNNNNNNNNNNNNNNNNNNNNNNNNNNNNNNNNNNNNNNNNNNNNNNNNNNNNNNNNNNNNNNNNNNNNNNNNNNNNNNNNNNNNNNNNNNNNNNNNNNNNNNNNNNNNNNNNNNNNNNNNNNNNNNNNNNNNNNNNNNNNNNNNNNNNNNNNNNNNNNNNNNNNNNNNNNNNNNNNNNNNNNNNNNNNNNNNNNNNNNNNNNNNNNNNNNNNNNNNNNNNNNNNNNNNNNNNNNNNNNNNNNNNNNNNNNNNNNNNNNNNNNNNNNNNNNNNNNNNNNNNNNNNNNNNNNNNNNNNNNNNNNNNNNNNNNNNNNNNNNNNNNNNNNNNNNNNNNNNNNNNNNNNNNNNNNNNCACAGATACATAGCATATTTTTAACGTGGGAGATTTATAACTTGGACCCCCCACTTCTTCGACCGACATCAACTAGTCTAAAAAAGTAAACCCCACAAAGATTTATAATTAGAAACATGGAACtgtttttttagctttataCAACTAAAAATGTAGTGCAACAAtgtcaaaaatagaaataaaaggaCACTGCAACCTATCTTAAGTAGATGTTTGTTCGCCTTTTTATAGAAACATCAAAATAGagttatatatttctaaaaattaagTAGTTGACCATTAGCTTTGCCCTCTGTGTTGGTCGTTGGTTAGGacgttggtttttttttttttatctgtgaTCTCCCTAAATGGCTTTGTTGGTGGTCTGTTTCTATATTCCTTTTGAGTTTTGGTGTAAAGTCGGATGCATCTAAAGAAAATAAACGTCGAAAAACACTccacatatttttatttgatgacAATTTTTACAAAACATAATCTCAATTATACAAAAgattgataaacaaaaacagtGTTTCCCTAGTATAATGAATAGAATAATTGATTTGGAAATGGAAATTAGTGTATAAGCAAAAAATAATGAATGGATTTATCATTTCAGACCCATAAGCTGCCgagcttcttctttgtctcctcTGCCATGTTCTTCAATGATGAAATGTCTTGTTGGGCCTAACATATCCATGAAACGACGACGTGTTaatgataacaaacaaaaaaatgtttggttctaatttttatttttattttatatgaaagaGCATGAGTAAAAGAAAGGGAATTTAGTCAAATGTACCACATTGGCaacaaaatttttgtaaaatgccacatttaaaaatctttttctaATGTACCACAATCCAGTTTTTAGAGTGAGACGAGATGACCATTATATCCTCCATTATTATTGATAGAAAACTGTGTTTTTGTTGCTCTTTATAATACTACAAATAATTTGACAGTGATAGCATTAAATGTAGACAGACTTTTTCAAacccacaatcacaaccaactttaaaaacattaattattatatatttctaatctTCAAATTATTCTAGGAAGCATGGTTAACGTTGTCTATGACGATTTATGGGAAAAGATGTTCACGATTAACAGAGGACAATATTTTCATAGATATGTTGTTTACGGGGGAACTTGTCcaccattttaataaaatattgtttacagGAGCTGTGAGTTTTTACTTGTTGACACATAAACGAGAGTTGTGCACACTTATTGTAGATGAGATAGGGTTAAATTTGTCCATCATTAAATAAAAGGTTGTCTATAAGAACATTTTAAGAT
This genomic window contains:
- the LOC104788992 gene encoding ADP-ribosylation factor GTPase-activating protein AGD10-like; translated protein: MSVEEYLYQIQETDEARKKFTNAKSISSAQYFGNDNNSADLEAKSTLKKFSGSSAISSADLFGDDDGDFPLDLTAGDLLNRLSLQAQQDISSLKNMAEETKKKLGSLWV